Proteins encoded together in one Telopea speciosissima isolate NSW1024214 ecotype Mountain lineage chromosome 6, Tspe_v1, whole genome shotgun sequence window:
- the LOC122665694 gene encoding uncharacterized mitochondrial protein AtMg00810-like, protein MTDLGELHYFLGIEATQNSSGILLSQTKYTLDLLSGTGMKECKPATTPTTVGSKVSTIQGQLLDDPHEYRQIIGALQYLTMTRLDISYAVNQVCQYLQAPRTDHLVAVKHILCYLKHTVGAGTLLKPGPLQLIVAYTDADWADCPDTRRSTTGFCTYLGPNLISWGSRKQPTVSRSSSEAEYKALAVIVSEMLWLSYLLNDLRITATYPVVICCDNISATQMAANPVLHARTKHIELDYHFVRDLVISNKVTVQFVRSASQIADIFTKSLSSAVVKIDVKEIL, encoded by the exons ATGACGGACCTTGGAGAGCTTCATTACTTCTTAGGTATTGAAGCAACACAAAACTCCAGCGGCATTCTTTTGTCTCAAACAAAATACACTTTGGATCTCCTTAGCGGCACAGGAATGAAAGAATGTAAACCTGCTACTACTCCAACAACAGTGGGCTCTAAGGTCTCAACAATTCAAGGCCAATTGTTGGATGATCCACATGAATATCGTCAAATCATCGGTGCCCTTCAATATCTCACCATGACTCGACTGGACATTTCCTATGCGGTAAATCAAGTGTGTCAGTATCTGCAGGCTCCACGAACCGATCATCTTGTGGCGGTCAAGCATATTCTATGCTATCTCAAACATACAGTGGGCGCTGGAACTCTTCTCAAACCAGGCCCTCTTCAACTAATTGTTgcatatactgatgccgattgggcagACTGCCCCGACACAAGACGGTCAACAACTGGGTTTTGCACTTATCTCGGCCCCAACTTGATCTCATGGGGTTCTAGGAAACAACCAACGGTTTCTCGCTCAAGctctgaagccgaatacaaggcACTGGCTGTCATCGTTTCAGAAATGTTGTGGTTGTCCTATTTACTCAATGATCTGCGAATCACAGCTACATATCCAGTGGTAATCTGTTGTGACAACATCTCTGCTACTCAAATGGCTGCAAACCCTGTTCTTCATGCTCGAACGAAGCATATAGAATTGGACTATCATTTCGTTCGAGACTTAGTGATCAGCAACAAAGTCACTGTACAGTTTGTTCGTTCTGCAAGTCAGATAGCAGATATATTCACAAAGAGCCTATCTTCCGCA gtggtgaaaattgatgtgAAGGAGATCTTGTAA